The DNA sequence TCAATTCTTCAGTTGTAATTGGAATGATCAAACGTTTATCAAGTCTAAAAAAATCTGCAATCCGTAATGTGAAATCATAGCGGGATAAAAATTCTTTTCCGCCGATGTTGTAAATTCCGGTTTTTCTGAATTCAATTATTTTATTAATAGCCTGCACAAGATCGTCAATGAAAGTCGGATTGCCGATCTGGTCTTTTACTATCCGAATTTCCTGTTTATTGCGAAGAGAATTTACAACCCATCTGACAAAATCAGGTCTGCTGTTTGGAGCAATTCCATATAACACATTTGTTCTGAGAATTGTAAAAAATGTTCCGCTGATTCTAAGCGCATTTTCACTCGCAAGTTTTGTCCTGCCATAATATCCGATCGGATCAGGAGTTGCATTTTCATCATAAGGCCCATTCTTCCCGTCAAAAATATAATCTGTTGAAATATGAATTATATGCGCATCAATTGCTCTTGCTGCTTCACCAATGTATTCAACTCCTTTTACGTTTATTTTCCATGCTTCCTCACGTAGTTTTTCACTAAGATCCACATTCGTGAATGCAGCAGTGTGAACAATAAAATCGGGACAGTAATCATAAATTAGCTTTTTAATGCTTTCCCTGTCTTTAATATCTGACTGAATATACTCTACAGATTCAACAACTGATTTATCCTCAACAGAAGTTGCAAGTAACTCAACGTTTTCTTTCGAAGAATAAAATTGAACAGTCCGCTGTCCGAGCATTCCGTTCGAACCTGTAATTAAAATTCTATTTTTTACTAATCCATTCGTTTGCATATCGCTTTAGATTTAGGAATTCCTCTGTTGATGATAAAGTTGTAGCAACGCCTGCAAATAAATTTGCCTGTTCCAAAGCCAAAGTTACGTTTTTATTTTTTATGTAATTGTAGAAATATACTGCTCCAAAAACATCTCCGCAGCCGATTTTATTTTTTACATTTACTCTAATGGCATCTTTATGAATACGTTTTATTTCAATGCCGCTTTTGAAATAAACAGTTGCACCTTTTTCAGCTTTTGTAATTATTATCTGCTTAATTCCATACGAGAATAACTCATTCAAAATATCCGCTTCAGATGTATTATGTGAAAGTGTCATAAGTTCAGATTCATTTGCTTGAAGAATATCCACACATTCTGCCCATTCATTAAATGCTTCAATTCTTCTGAAAACTCGATTCATATTATCATCAACACCACGGCTTAAAGTATGAACATCAAAGTAAATCAATCCTTTAAAATCATTTCGCAATTGTTTCAGCTGTGAATGTGAAATATCATATCCGGTAATCATGTTAATTAATATTCCATCAAACCTTCTCAAATCGGAAGGCAATTTAAGGTTAGAACCGATCTTCGAGTAAGTTTCATTTCGCTCGCCCGTTTTATTCACAACGAGTTCTACTGTCGGAATTGAATCAACAGCAGTGATAAAATCTCTTTCTATTTGATTATCCGCTGCCTCAAATAATTCTCCACTTTCTTTATCAATGCTTGAGCAAAGAAACAATTTATCGTCAAAACTTTTTTGACCAAGTAATGATACGACGGTATAGAAGATACCTCCAGGTTTGGTGGAGATGCATCTTTCCTCTTTTATTTTATCTACTACCGAGTGTCCAATAACCAGAAAATTCATTTTAATTTTTTTAGTAAATATAGATTTATCATTACTTCAATAGAAATAATTGGGGCTTCAAACTTCATTAAAATTAAGTTATATTTGTTAATAATAATGATTACTAATACCTGCGGAATAAGTGAATGAAAATCGGAATTACGTGCTACCCAACCTACGGCGGAAGCGGTGTTATTGCTACAGAATTAGGTAAAGAATTAGCATTACGGGGACATCAGATTCATTTTATAAGCTACGCTCTCCCGTTCAGATTATCTCATTATATCGAAAATATTTTTTTCCACGAAGTTGAAATAAGTAATTATCCCGTGTTTGAATTTCCTCTCTACTCACTATCGCTCGCAAGTAAAATGGTAGAAGTAGCCGAGTTTGAAAATCTTGATTTACTGCACGTTCACTATGCGATCCCCCACGCGACAAGCGCATTTCTTGCCAAAGAAATAACTAAGAAAAATCGGGATCTGAAAGTTATTACAACTCTCCATGGCACTGACATAACTCTAGTTGGTTTAGAACCATCTTTTCTGCCATTAGTAAAACTGAGTATTGAAAAGAGCGATGGAGTTACTGCGGTTTCCCGATTCCTGAAAGAAAAAACCATCACAAATTATTCTTGTGAAACTGATATAAGAGTCATTCCCAATTTCGTAAATACTGATCATTTTAAACCAGAAAGCAGTTGTGACTTCAGGAAAACAATTGCGCCCAAAGGTGAAAAGATTCTTGTTCATACCTCAAACTTCAGACAGGTTAAAAGAGTACCAGATACAATCAGAATATTTGAAAAAGTGCAGAAAGAAATTCCATCTAAGTTAATTCTTGTAGGTGACGGACCGGACAGGTCTGAATGCGAAAGACTGACGAGGCAGCTTGACTTAGTTGATTCGGTAAAATTCCTTGGCAAGCAGGAAGCTTTGGTAGAAATATTATCTTCATCCGATCTCTTTCTTATTCCATCACAGTCTGAAAGTTTTGGACTTGCAGCACTTGAAGCAATGGCTTGCGGTTTGCCTGTGATCAGTTCAAGTGTTGGCGGACTTCCAGAATTAGTCAAACACAACGAAACCGGTTTCATTGCAGAGATTGGGGACATTGATAGAATGGCAAAATATACTCTTGAGCTTTTAAACAATGAAAAGAAATACAAACTCTTTGCCGACAACGCAAGGCAGAGAGCAGTCAATCAATTTGATAAATCAATTGTTATACCTCTTTATGAGGAGTATTACGAACAGATATTAAATAGCTAATTATGATCGTTTATTGTACCGGCACAAAAAAAGGTTACGAGGCTTATCAAATACTTCATAAAAATATAATTGAGTTTACTGAAAGTCTTGGTCATTCTGTATTGTCTGAATTAAGTCCAAAGTTCAGCACTACTATTCCACTTACCGATACGCAGATTTATAAAAGAAATCTGAAATGGATTGATGGCAGCAAGCTCGTCATAGCAGAAATTTCCAACAGCGAATTGGAGACAGGAGTTGAAATTGCATATGCTCTCTTTCACAGAAAGATTCCTGTACTTGCTTTGCACATTTCAGATGAAAGAAAACTTCCTCCGATGCTTTTAGGATGCGACCTATCTCTGTTAAAAATCGATCAATATAGTGACGAAAGTGAAATGCAGAAAATTGTTAAGAACTTTTTATTAAATCATTCCAAAAGTTGAACGAAAAAGATTTTATCTTCAGTAAAAGTAAAGACCTTTCTCTTTCAGGAATAAAGAATTTCCCACAGGACTTCAACAATTCACAGAGTTTTAAGACGATTGACGTACCCGAAAAAGTACTGGTTCTCGGAAAAGAATTTTTTGGATCATTCGAGGTAACTTCTGCAACCGGTGACTTTGTGATGACATTTCAGAATGAGTTTGAAGCTAAGTACGTTGTTTATGCAGGTCATAATAGAAAAAATAAAATTAAAATTCCCACTGATCTTTTAGCAATCAGAAATGCTGTTGAAGAATATGAAAAATATCTTGATAAACTACTTTTAGAAATAGAGAATGAATATCAGAGAAAAATCAATAATGGGAAAAACATTACTGCAGTTTCAAATGAAATTTTTAAGAAGCTGAACCTGACAAGGTTATGAGCAATAGTTCACGTGTTTCTGACAAAATCTACTCCTACCTTGAATCAACATTCGGTGAAGATGCCGCAAAAAATTATTCAAGCTTTATTGATTCCGAACCAGCAAAATATATCAGGGTCAACGAAAGTAAAATAAAACGGGAAACACTGGCAATCAGACTCGAAGAAGTTTACGGAATAAAAACAGAACCGATGAACTTTCCATCAAATGCACTTAAAATTATTGATGGCTTTGATTATGCTGGCAGTACTCTCGAAATTGCTTTCGGATTTTATTACATGCAGGCATTAACTTCAATGCTTCCTCCAATCTTTCTCAATCCATCAGAAAAAGATTTGGTTCTCGATCTATGTTCCGCACCTGGTTCAAAAACTACACAGTTAGCAGAGATGATGCAGAACAAAGGAAGACTGGTAGTAAATGAACTAGAAATTGATAGAATAAAGGCATTGGTCTTCAACCTTGATAAAATGAATTTCCTCAATTGTGGTATTGTAAATCAACGCGGTGAAATACTGAGCAAATACTATGATTCTTATTTCGATAAAATTCTTGTAGATGCACCTTGCAGCGGTTTGGGTATCATTCAGAAAAAAAGTGAAGTCAATAAATGGTGGTCAATTGAAAGAGTAAAGAATCTCGTTGAATTGCAAAACAAACTGCTTGTTTCTGCAATAAAAATGTTGAAGGTTGGTGGTGAAATTGTATATTCAACTTGCACACTCACTCCTGAAGAGAATGAATTAATTATCAACCGGATTTTGGAAAAATACCCTGTTGATGTTGAACTGATTTCTCTTCCTTTAAAACATCACATGGGATTAACTGAATACAACGGATCCAATCTTGACAAAAGACTATCAAAGGCAATCAGAATTTTTCCATGGGAAATAGATTCAGATGGATTTTTTCTTGTCAAACTCCGGAAAACAGATCATACTCCTGCAACAGAACAACTGAAATGGAAAAAGAATTTTATTTTGACAATCCATTCTCACTCCGACAAAATTCTAAATGATAAATTGAAATATTTAGCATCAGAGTTTGGAATAGATGCAAATATTTTTTCAAAATACAAGTTCTTTATTAAGAGGAATGATATATATTTTTCTTCAGGTGAATGGAACGATGATAATCTTGGGCTATTCCACAGGGTAGGTACTAAGTTTGGAATGATCGACAAGAATGGTAGTATTATGCTTCATTCTTTCGCTGCACAGATCCTTCAGGAAAAAATTTCAAAAAACATTTACAGAATTAAGAATCTTGATGAACTAAGATTATACCTGATGGGAGCTTTAATTCCAGTTGATAATCTCCAATCAGGACAATACGCAGTTAGTTTTAATGATTATATTTTAGGAACAGGTGTTGTAATCAAAGCAGGATTAAAGAGCAGATACCCTCGATCCAGCCGCACACAAACCATCCGAATAAAAGGACAAAAAATCCAATAGTTATTTATCAAAAATAATTGTTGATAAATCTAAATTACTATCAAGCACTTAAAGCAGCTACTAAACTTCCCTGCTTTTCAAGTTCAACTATACTTTTATGATTTTTTAATCCTTTTAAGCCATCCATTCTTTCGAGAAGAGAGAATGCTTCAAATATTGCTCTCTTCCAATCAGAGTTTTTTATTATAAAAGGTAATTCTCGTACAGGTTTCGGCGCTCCTTCAGAAATAGGCACTATCTTTACAATTTTATCCCTGTCACCAAGCGCCTGGTTTACAGAAACGCTTATCAAATATGAATGCAGAGTTTTGGGAACTCCATAAGAACTGAAATTATCCCCAAAGAATGTTACTGTTGCTAAAGCCATATACAACCACCATATTTTTAATTGTTGAAATAATTTTTTGAAGGAATCTACAACCGGAGATTCTACTTCATCCCACCCACTGGATTTGCTTTAAATATTTGCAAGAATAATACCATCAAACAAAATGCTGATTTACAACAATATGAGGTAGTGTTAAAACTACAGGCGACAAATTTTTTAAGGCGGCGACAGGATTGGCAACGTCGATGTTTTGCCGTCAAGGATGGTTATTATAAAAAAGCCGCCTCAATCAAATAAGGCGGCGATATCACAGATATAAGATCAGAAACTAAATTTTATTTTGCCAGAAGCATTTTTTTGGTTTGTCTGAAGAGTGGTGTCTCTATTGTATAGAAATAAGCCCCGCTTGTTAATCCGGAGGCATCGAAGTTAATACTGTGTTGTCCTGCTTCCTTGAATTCATTTACTATCAACGCAACTTCCTGACCGAGCAGATTATAGATTGCAATCTTAACAAGGCTTGCCTCTGCTATACTGTAATTAATTATTGTAGATGGATTAAATGGATTTGGATAGTTTTGCTCTAAAGAAAATTCTGCAGGAGAATTTACTTCCACTTCTATCTCATTGCTGTAATCAAATACACCATTGAAATCTATCTGCTTCAGACGATAAATATATTTATCATTCGGAATGTTCACATCGTTGAATGAATAACTTCTCTGCTCGGTAGTTGAGCCTGAACCAGCCACGAATCCAATTACTTCAAATCCTGATTCTTGTGTTCTTTTTTGAATTTCAAATCCAGAATTATTCAATTCAGTTGCGGTAGTCCATTGCAATATAACATTCTTGCCTGATGAAGTGGCTGAGAATGAAACTAATTCAACCGGGACAGGATCATCAGCAGTGATTCTAACGATAGAAAAATTTCCATATGCCCCGGAATCAGCTGCAACACCACTGCCCCAGCAACTTCTAAATAAAGTACCATACCCTGGAGTTGAGGTACCTAATGCATCTACACTTCGCGAAGTGCCTGTGAAGCCTGTCTGGCGAAGTTCGATTAATAAATTTCCCCCATTATAAACCCAGACACTATCAATGGCAAAAGACATTTCAGGTCCCCAGTTGTTAGGAGAACTTCCAAAAGTATATGAATTAGCCAATATTGTTAAGCTGCCATCTCTTACTTGTTTCTTGGGTCCGACAAAATTGGAAGAGAAATTTGTTCTGTCCATACTGGCAGGATCCACCCCCAGACCAAGATAAAAATCATAATCAGTTATTGTAATGTCAGCAGTTGGCCAATTTGTAGTTGCTGAGGTAGGGAGTCTCCAGCTAACTGCTAAAATTTGCTTATTCATCAATGGGGCTAACAAACTTTCATGCATAAGCAGTTGATACGTACGTGGAGAATTTGCCAGCTGACTTGTAAAACCTGCATTCCCGGGTGTGTTAGTATAATCTGGTGGAGCAACGTGATAAATTTGAGCCATGACGGTCAATGATAACAGGATAAAAAGAGAAAATGTAAAAGAAGTTTTCATAGCATCTCCTATTTTGTTGATGGTTATATTAAAAATAGAATATTCTTTCTTTTAAATCAACAAAAAAATAAAATTTATTGACTCAACCTTCCATAAAAGAGAAGTAAAGATTAAAATACAGATATACGAAATAAAAAAACCGCAATCCTTTTTTCAAGATTGCGGTCACAAATCAAGATAGCTTTTCCCGACTTAAATCGGAATCGCAATGAATTATTATTAATTAAACATCGTAATACATTCCGAACTCAAACGGGTGAGGTTGTAATGCCATCGGTTTTATTTCCTTTTCA is a window from the bacterium genome containing:
- the rfbD gene encoding dTDP-4-dehydrorhamnose reductase, which produces MQTNGLVKNRILITGSNGMLGQRTVQFYSSKENVELLATSVEDKSVVESVEYIQSDIKDRESIKKLIYDYCPDFIVHTAAFTNVDLSEKLREEAWKINVKGVEYIGEAARAIDAHIIHISTDYIFDGKNGPYDENATPDPIGYYGRTKLASENALRISGTFFTILRTNVLYGIAPNSRPDFVRWVVNSLRNKQEIRIVKDQIGNPTFIDDLVQAINKIIEFRKTGIYNIGGKEFLSRYDFTLRIADFFRLDKRLIIPITTEELKQPARRPLKSGLLILKAETELGYKPHTITEALSAMKKELEL
- a CDS encoding RsmB/NOP family class I SAM-dependent RNA methyltransferase, with product MSNSSRVSDKIYSYLESTFGEDAAKNYSSFIDSEPAKYIRVNESKIKRETLAIRLEEVYGIKTEPMNFPSNALKIIDGFDYAGSTLEIAFGFYYMQALTSMLPPIFLNPSEKDLVLDLCSAPGSKTTQLAEMMQNKGRLVVNELEIDRIKALVFNLDKMNFLNCGIVNQRGEILSKYYDSYFDKILVDAPCSGLGIIQKKSEVNKWWSIERVKNLVELQNKLLVSAIKMLKVGGEIVYSTCTLTPEENELIINRILEKYPVDVELISLPLKHHMGLTEYNGSNLDKRLSKAIRIFPWEIDSDGFFLVKLRKTDHTPATEQLKWKKNFILTIHSHSDKILNDKLKYLASEFGIDANIFSKYKFFIKRNDIYFSSGEWNDDNLGLFHRVGTKFGMIDKNGSIMLHSFAAQILQEKISKNIYRIKNLDELRLYLMGALIPVDNLQSGQYAVSFNDYILGTGVVIKAGLKSRYPRSSRTQTIRIKGQKIQ
- a CDS encoding T9SS type A sorting domain-containing protein, giving the protein MKTSFTFSLFILLSLTVMAQIYHVAPPDYTNTPGNAGFTSQLANSPRTYQLLMHESLLAPLMNKQILAVSWRLPTSATTNWPTADITITDYDFYLGLGVDPASMDRTNFSSNFVGPKKQVRDGSLTILANSYTFGSSPNNWGPEMSFAIDSVWVYNGGNLLIELRQTGFTGTSRSVDALGTSTPGYGTLFRSCWGSGVAADSGAYGNFSIVRITADDPVPVELVSFSATSSGKNVILQWTTATELNNSGFEIQKRTQESGFEVIGFVAGSGSTTEQRSYSFNDVNIPNDKYIYRLKQIDFNGVFDYSNEIEVEVNSPAEFSLEQNYPNPFNPSTIINYSIAEASLVKIAIYNLLGQEVALIVNEFKEAGQHSINFDASGLTSGAYFYTIETPLFRQTKKMLLAK
- the bshA gene encoding N-acetyl-alpha-D-glucosaminyl L-malate synthase BshA, whose translation is MKIGITCYPTYGGSGVIATELGKELALRGHQIHFISYALPFRLSHYIENIFFHEVEISNYPVFEFPLYSLSLASKMVEVAEFENLDLLHVHYAIPHATSAFLAKEITKKNRDLKVITTLHGTDITLVGLEPSFLPLVKLSIEKSDGVTAVSRFLKEKTITNYSCETDIRVIPNFVNTDHFKPESSCDFRKTIAPKGEKILVHTSNFRQVKRVPDTIRIFEKVQKEIPSKLILVGDGPDRSECERLTRQLDLVDSVKFLGKQEALVEILSSSDLFLIPSQSESFGLAALEAMACGLPVISSSVGGLPELVKHNETGFIAEIGDIDRMAKYTLELLNNEKKYKLFADNARQRAVNQFDKSIVIPLYEEYYEQILNS
- a CDS encoding carbohydrate kinase family protein — protein: MNFLVIGHSVVDKIKEERCISTKPGGIFYTVVSLLGQKSFDDKLFLCSSIDKESGELFEAADNQIERDFITAVDSIPTVELVVNKTGERNETYSKIGSNLKLPSDLRRFDGILINMITGYDISHSQLKQLRNDFKGLIYFDVHTLSRGVDDNMNRVFRRIEAFNEWAECVDILQANESELMTLSHNTSEADILNELFSYGIKQIIITKAEKGATVYFKSGIEIKRIHKDAIRVNVKNKIGCGDVFGAVYFYNYIKNKNVTLALEQANLFAGVATTLSSTEEFLNLKRYANEWISKK